In Schizosaccharomyces osmophilus chromosome 1, complete sequence, the genomic window GGAACGAAGGACTGGTACGATAAGGATGTCGTTTTGCGTGAGCGTATCTTCAAGACAGTTATTGATATCTTTAAGCGTCATGGCGGTGTAACTTTAGACACACCTGTCTTTGAATTAAAGGAAATTCTTGCCGGAAAGTACGGAGAAGATAGCAAGTTGATTTATGATCTTAAAGATCAAGGTGGTGAACTTTGCTCTTTGCGCTATGATTTGACTGTCCCTTTTGCTCGTTGGTTGGCTATGAATCCAAAAGTTACCAACATTAAGCGTTATCACATTGCAAAGGTTTACCGAAGAGATCAACCAGCAATGACCAAGGGTCGCATGCGTGAGTTTTACCAATGTGATTTTGATATTGCTGGTTCTTTCGATTCCATGATTCCCGACTCTGAGGCTCTCAAAGTCTTAGTGGAAAGTTTAGATTCCTTGGAAGTTGGAAACTACACCATTAAAATCAACCATCGCCAAATTTTGGATGGCATTTTCACCGTTTGCGGTGTTCCTTCTGACAAGGTCCGTACTATTTCTAGCGCTGTCGACAAACTTGACAAGCTTCCTTGGGAAGAAGTTAAGCGTGAAATGGTTGTTGAAAAGGGACTTTCTGAAGAGGTAGCTGATAAAATCGGTAAATATGTTTTGCTTAAGGGCGATCGCTCTTTGttagaaaaattgaaaggCGATGCTCTGTTGTCTAGCAATCCTTCCGCAAGTGGTGCCTTTAATGATATGGAGCTACTTTTTGATTATCTTGAAAGCTTTGGTATTTTGAACAAGTTTTCCTTTGACATGTCTTTGGCTCGTGGTCTTGACTACTATACTGGCATCATCTACGAAGCTGTTACAGAAGCATCAGCTCCCAAGGTAAAGAGTTCagttgaaaagaaatcttctGAAGACCCTGAAGCTGATCGCTCTAACGATGATAGTATCGGTGTCGGTTCTATTGCTGCTGGTGGACGCTATGACAATCTTGTTGGCATGTTTGCtgctaaaaaaaatagcCAAGTACCTTGTGTCGGTATTAGCTTGGGTCTGGAAAGGATTTTTTCCATCTTAAGATCCAGAATACCCGACGAAGAAATTCGTGCCAACGAAGTCGATGTTTTCGTCATGGCCTTCGGTGGTGGTAAAGAATGGACTGGATTTTTGAAGGAGCGTATGCAAATTTGCAATGACCTTTGGAAGAATGG contains:
- the hrs1 gene encoding mitochondrial and cytoplasmic histidine-tRNA ligase Hrs1 translates to MAAVGQDINERVSAQGNVVRTLKSQGAPKNEIDTEVEKLLALKNLKVGESGSGKKKDSSFTLKTPKGTKDWYDKDVVLRERIFKTVIDIFKRHGGVTLDTPVFELKEILAGKYGEDSKLIYDLKDQGGELCSLRYDLTVPFARWLAMNPKVTNIKRYHIAKVYRRDQPAMTKGRMREFYQCDFDIAGSFDSMIPDSEALKVLVESLDSLEVGNYTIKINHRQILDGIFTVCGVPSDKVRTISSAVDKLDKLPWEEVKREMVVEKGLSEEVADKIGKYVLLKGDRSLLEKLKGDALLSSNPSASGAFNDMELLFDYLESFGILNKFSFDMSLARGLDYYTGIIYEAVTEASAPKVKSSVEKKSSEDPEADRSNDDSIGVGSIAAGGRYDNLVGMFAAKKNSQVPCVGISLGLERIFSILRSRIPDEEIRANEVDVFVMAFGGGKEWTGFLKERMQICNDLWKNGIKAEFLYKAKPKPRQQFDAADKYAVPFSIILGQDEIDQNSVRIRKMGLKEKSDEGQLVSRADMVKVLKGHLASSD